One Panicum virgatum strain AP13 chromosome 9K, P.virgatum_v5, whole genome shotgun sequence genomic region harbors:
- the LOC120646759 gene encoding AP-3 complex subunit sigma-like isoform X1, with amino-acid sequence MIQAVMVISTQAKPRLLKFYNFQPPEKHQDLVRSVFQCMHGWLPHFFPNFVWFMYLELLESLVSVLSARPDGVSNFVKVDSIFGPGTKMVYKHLATLYFVFVFDSSENELAMLDLIQVFVETLDRCFKNVCELDIVFNFNKLHSILDEMILGGQVIETSSEQIMKSVEEIARLEKQSSTTSLIPKSISERFSR; translated from the exons atgATTCAGGCGGTGATGGTGATAAGCACCCAGGCCAAGCCCCGCCTCCTCAAGTTCTACAATTTCCAG CCACCGGAGAAGCACCAGGACCTCGTCCGCAGTGTCTTCCAATGTATGCACGGTTGGCTTCCTCATTTCTTCCCCAattttgtatggtttatgtACCTAGAACTATTGGAGTCTCTTGTTTCAGTACTCTCTGCAAGGCCCGACGGCGTGAGCAATTTCGTTAAGGTGGACTCGATCTTTGGCCCG GGAACAAAAATGGTCTACAAGCATTTGGCCACACTATACTTTGTTTTTGTCTTTGATAGCTCTGAGAATGAACTCGCCATGCTTGATCTCATACAAG TTTTTGTTGAAACATTGGACAGATGCTTCAAGAATGTATGTGAGCTTGATATTGTGTTTAACTTCAACAAG CTGCATTCAATTTTGGATGAGATGATACTGGGGGGACAGGTGATCGAAACAAGTTCAGAGCAAATAATGAAATCTGTGGAAGAGATTGCAAG ACTGGAGAAACAATCAAGCACAACCAGCCTCATACCCAAGTCGATTTCAGAGCGTTTCAGTCGTTAA
- the LOC120646759 gene encoding AP-3 complex subunit sigma-like isoform X3 — MIQAVMVISTQAKPRLLKFYNFQPPEKHQDLVRSVFQLLSARPDGVSNFVKVDSIFGPGTKMVYKHLATLYFVFVFDSSENELAMLDLIQVFVETLDRCFKNVCELDIVFNFNKLHSILDEMILGGQVIETSSEQIMKSVEEIARLEKQSSTTSLIPKSISERFSR; from the exons atgATTCAGGCGGTGATGGTGATAAGCACCCAGGCCAAGCCCCGCCTCCTCAAGTTCTACAATTTCCAG CCACCGGAGAAGCACCAGGACCTCGTCCGCAGTGTCTTCCAAT TACTCTCTGCAAGGCCCGACGGCGTGAGCAATTTCGTTAAGGTGGACTCGATCTTTGGCCCG GGAACAAAAATGGTCTACAAGCATTTGGCCACACTATACTTTGTTTTTGTCTTTGATAGCTCTGAGAATGAACTCGCCATGCTTGATCTCATACAAG TTTTTGTTGAAACATTGGACAGATGCTTCAAGAATGTATGTGAGCTTGATATTGTGTTTAACTTCAACAAG CTGCATTCAATTTTGGATGAGATGATACTGGGGGGACAGGTGATCGAAACAAGTTCAGAGCAAATAATGAAATCTGTGGAAGAGATTGCAAG ACTGGAGAAACAATCAAGCACAACCAGCCTCATACCCAAGTCGATTTCAGAGCGTTTCAGTCGTTAA
- the LOC120646759 gene encoding AP-3 complex subunit sigma-like isoform X2: MIQAVMVISTQAKPRLLKFYNFQPPEKHQDLVRSVFQCMHVLSARPDGVSNFVKVDSIFGPGTKMVYKHLATLYFVFVFDSSENELAMLDLIQVFVETLDRCFKNVCELDIVFNFNKLHSILDEMILGGQVIETSSEQIMKSVEEIARLEKQSSTTSLIPKSISERFSR; this comes from the exons atgATTCAGGCGGTGATGGTGATAAGCACCCAGGCCAAGCCCCGCCTCCTCAAGTTCTACAATTTCCAG CCACCGGAGAAGCACCAGGACCTCGTCCGCAGTGTCTTCCAATGTATGCACG TACTCTCTGCAAGGCCCGACGGCGTGAGCAATTTCGTTAAGGTGGACTCGATCTTTGGCCCG GGAACAAAAATGGTCTACAAGCATTTGGCCACACTATACTTTGTTTTTGTCTTTGATAGCTCTGAGAATGAACTCGCCATGCTTGATCTCATACAAG TTTTTGTTGAAACATTGGACAGATGCTTCAAGAATGTATGTGAGCTTGATATTGTGTTTAACTTCAACAAG CTGCATTCAATTTTGGATGAGATGATACTGGGGGGACAGGTGATCGAAACAAGTTCAGAGCAAATAATGAAATCTGTGGAAGAGATTGCAAG ACTGGAGAAACAATCAAGCACAACCAGCCTCATACCCAAGTCGATTTCAGAGCGTTTCAGTCGTTAA
- the LOC120646760 gene encoding uncharacterized protein LOC120646760, which yields MNDPKPRPPTAAEVVGRLKDDGDFDALRRAIVRKVKDNEALRNKIISEVKQSVILQEDGSEKLKLKELSDAIYKDIGSKIMGQISDEVWNVIQSNETDIRGTVEAVYNRILNPEKAPEPSSKKLKRKGKEQQVLPKTQTTVAVEAEDDDPLEPPGFGRYNQHNNIAAAAAAAAAEQTQQPKPNLENHNEAKLNGGEPAAASDPAGDDDDPMVPPGFEANASCKLK from the exons ATGAACGATCCCaagccgcggccgccgacggcggcggaggtggtgggGCGGCTCAAGGACGACGGCGACTTCGACGCCCTCCGCCGCGCTATCGTTCGGAAGGTCAAGGACAAC GAGGCGCTACGCAACAAAATCATCTCAGAGGTAAAACAGTCAGTGATACTACAAGAAGATGGATCTGagaagttaaagttaaaagaactTTCTGATGCAATTTATAAAGATATTGG GAGCAAAATAATGGGTCAGATATCGGATGAGGTATGGAATGTCATCCAGTCCAATGAAACTGATATACGGGGAACCGTAGAAGCTGTCTACAATAGGATACTGAACCCTGAAAAGGCCCCTGAGCCTTCTTCCAAGAAACTGAAGAGGAAGGGCAAAGAGCAAcaggttttgccaaaaacacaAACTACTGTTGCAGTCGAGGCGGAGGATGATGATCCGTTGGAACCACCAGGTTTTGGCAGATATAATCAGCACAATAAcatcgcagcagcagcagcagcagcagcagcagagcagaCACAGCAGCCGAAACCAAATTTGGAAAATCATAATGAAGCCAAGTTAAATGGAGGTGAGCCAGCTGCTGCGAGTGACCCAGcgggtgatgatgatgatcctaTGGTGCCCCCTGGATTCGAAGCTAATGCATCTTGCAAGCTTAAATGA